Proteins from one bacterium genomic window:
- a CDS encoding N-acetylmuramoyl-L-alanine amidase, with translation MPSRGSRRALRAGVIPALFMLAATPSAASTYRARVEEGVVATLTEERSLRLEAEPERGEGLLGFALRFCGERAAVERISKENGDISQLLAGARYRIPFSGLRPEWQLRVVKALFAHDYAAAEGWYHEIGSPATYGQGNLWQMAEWFTGRGDNYRAIRLENSLREDELTPGRRVLIPARLLRPALRATLPPESAYYIEYDEDDEGEYAVYSLKPGEALYSSVVVRFTGRVYAEDVNALAGTIANRSGIDRVTAIPIGYEVKIPFELLEPEFLPAADPRRREYEAGLEASSRYRNSVTAKRLSGVTVIVDSGHGGSDVGASHGDVWESLYVYDVMVRVKKLLEAESAAVVKPTIRDGDRHVIAGSDVLPASRRHTVLTNPSYLIEDSTVGLHLRWYLANSFLRQALKAAGDPEKVVFLSIHADSLHPSLRGGMAYIPGARYGKGSYGREGMAYASRREVREKPRVVFSAEERVKSEGLSRDLAESLIDALDARGLAVHADKPVREKIVRKRREWLPAVLRYNAVPAKVLLEICNLANPEDRKLIQTRDFRQGVAEAIVDGIIAYYGDARESESLWAATTAR, from the coding sequence GGTCGAGGAGGGCGTGGTCGCCACCCTGACCGAGGAGAGGAGCCTCCGACTCGAAGCCGAGCCCGAGCGGGGCGAGGGACTGCTCGGTTTCGCGTTGCGGTTTTGCGGCGAACGGGCCGCGGTCGAACGGATCTCGAAGGAAAATGGCGATATCAGCCAGCTGCTCGCCGGGGCCCGTTATCGGATCCCGTTTTCCGGGCTTCGTCCCGAGTGGCAGCTGCGGGTGGTCAAGGCGCTCTTCGCTCACGACTACGCCGCCGCCGAGGGCTGGTACCACGAGATCGGCAGCCCCGCGACGTATGGGCAGGGCAACCTTTGGCAAATGGCCGAGTGGTTTACCGGCCGGGGTGACAACTACCGGGCGATCCGACTGGAGAACAGCTTGCGCGAAGATGAGCTGACGCCCGGCCGGAGAGTTCTGATCCCGGCGAGGCTCCTGCGACCCGCGCTGCGCGCGACGCTGCCTCCTGAGTCGGCCTACTACATCGAGTACGACGAAGACGACGAGGGCGAGTACGCCGTCTACAGCCTCAAGCCCGGAGAGGCCCTCTATTCGAGCGTGGTCGTGCGTTTTACGGGGCGCGTGTATGCCGAGGACGTCAACGCCCTGGCCGGCACGATCGCCAACCGGAGCGGCATCGACCGGGTCACCGCGATCCCGATCGGATACGAAGTCAAGATCCCCTTCGAGCTGTTGGAGCCGGAGTTCTTGCCGGCGGCCGACCCCCGCAGGCGCGAATACGAGGCCGGCCTCGAAGCCAGCTCACGATACCGCAATAGTGTGACCGCCAAGCGTCTCAGCGGCGTGACCGTGATTGTGGATTCGGGGCACGGCGGCTCGGACGTCGGCGCCTCGCATGGAGACGTATGGGAGAGTCTCTACGTCTACGACGTGATGGTTCGGGTCAAGAAGTTGCTGGAAGCCGAGAGCGCCGCGGTGGTGAAGCCGACGATTCGCGACGGCGACAGGCACGTGATTGCCGGAAGCGACGTGCTGCCCGCCTCGCGTCGGCACACCGTCCTGACCAATCCCAGTTACTTGATCGAGGACTCGACCGTCGGTTTGCACCTGCGCTGGTATCTGGCGAACAGCTTCCTGCGCCAGGCGTTGAAGGCCGCGGGGGATCCCGAAAAGGTCGTCTTTCTCTCGATCCATGCGGACTCGTTGCATCCGTCGCTGCGCGGCGGCATGGCCTATATCCCAGGAGCTCGCTACGGCAAGGGATCCTACGGGCGCGAAGGAATGGCCTACGCCTCGCGCCGGGAGGTGCGGGAGAAGCCCCGGGTCGTGTTCAGCGCGGAAGAACGCGTCAAGAGCGAGGGCCTGTCGCGGGATCTGGCCGAGAGCCTCATCGACGCTCTCGACGCGCGTGGACTCGCGGTTCATGCCGACAAGCCGGTGCGCGAGAAGATCGTCCGCAAGCGCCGCGAGTGGCTCCCGGCGGTCCTGCGCTACAATGCAGTTCCGGCCAAGGTGCTGCTTGAGATCTGTAATCTGGCCAATCCCGAGGACCGCAAGTTGATTCAGACCCGGGACTTCCGACAGGGGGTGGCCGAGGCGATCGTGGACGGAATCATCGCCTACTACGGCGATGCCCGCGAATCAGAGAGCCTCTGGGCTGCGACCACGGCTCGCTAA
- a CDS encoding sigma-70 family RNA polymerase sigma factor, whose protein sequence is MAISASASLKTREANLLERHRHGDTQAFGELYQQFESMVYNLALRMSGNPADAEDIAQETFIRAYRHLGKFKGRSSLKTWVFRIAVNCSNTRLRRRGRHLAQRVDDSESELERAADEGRSPEERAVATDLSASVRVGLEHLPSHYREAVLLRDFEDMNYSEIAEVLGVRIGTVRSRIARGREQLRRWLEVNV, encoded by the coding sequence ATGGCTATCAGCGCATCGGCGAGTCTCAAGACGCGGGAAGCGAACCTTCTCGAGCGGCATCGCCACGGTGACACCCAGGCATTCGGCGAGCTCTACCAGCAGTTCGAGAGCATGGTGTACAACCTGGCTTTGAGAATGAGCGGCAATCCGGCCGACGCCGAGGACATCGCCCAGGAGACCTTTATTCGAGCCTACCGGCACCTCGGGAAGTTCAAGGGCAGATCGTCGCTCAAGACCTGGGTCTTTCGCATTGCCGTCAACTGCAGCAACACGCGCTTACGGCGTCGGGGAAGACACCTTGCACAGCGGGTGGATGACAGCGAATCCGAGCTCGAACGAGCGGCCGACGAGGGCCGTTCGCCCGAGGAGCGCGCCGTGGCCACCGATCTGTCGGCCTCGGTTCGGGTCGGTCTCGAGCATCTGCCGTCGCACTATCGCGAGGCCGTTTTGTTGAGGGATTTTGAAGACATGAACTACTCTGAGATTGCCGAGGTACTGGGGGTGCGCATCGGCACCGTCCGGTCGCGGATCGCCCGGGGCCGGGAGCAGCTTCGGCGCTGGTTGGAGGTGAACGTATGA